CCCGGGTGGCCCGACCGGCTGACGGTCACCGGTCGGAGCGCCGCGGCGAACCGGGTGTCGACCGGCAGCCGGAACTGACGGCTGTCGTCGTCCTCGAGCACGAGGTGCGACCGGTCGTCGGTCAGCGCGACGAGCCGCAGGTCGATCGGGGCCCTGGCGGTCTCGTCAGCGGTCATCTCGTCGTCGACCTCCCCGGTCATGTCCACGCCGCCGTCGGAGCCCCGACGTCGACGTGGCCGACCCTAGGCGTCGCGCGGGCGCAGACCGGGGAGGCGCGCGGCATCGACGTGTCGACTTTCTCGGCGGCGTCCGCCGAGGTCAGCGCGGCAGCCGGCGGTACGTCGCCCCGCAGACCGCCAGGCCGAGCAGGCCGGACGCGACGGCGACCGCGAACGCCTCCGGCACCCCGGCGGAGTCGACCAGCCGGCCGGAGAGCCAGGTGGCCGCTGAGAAGCCGATGATCAGGCCGGTCGTCGCCCAGGTGAGTCCCTCGGTCACGGTGCCCTCGGGCACGATCCGCTCGACAAGGGAGAAGCCGCTGATCAGCGTGGGTGCGATGCCGACCCCCGCGACGAACAGGGCACCGCCCAGCACGGCGAGCGAGCCGACGAAGGGCAGCAGCGCCACCGTCACGGTCATCGTCGCGGTGCCGAGCAGCAGCCGACGGCGGGCGCTGACCTGCCAGTGGACGGCGCCGAACACCAGCCCAGAGGTCGCGCTGCCGCCGGCGTAGCAGGCCAGCAGCGGCCCAGCCAGGCCGGCCCGGCCGGCGTGGTCGGCCGAGGCGACCGTGCTGATCTCGACCGCGCCGAAGACGCCGCCGATGAAGGCCATGAGCAGCATCAGCACGGCCAGCCCCGGGCTGCGCAGCGCGGACGGGTGGCCGTCCTCGTGACCGGCGCGCGGGGGCGGCTCGCTGGCCCGGTGCGCCAGCAGCCCGGCGCTGCCCGACACGACCAGCACGGCGGCTGCCAGCAGACCGGCGTGCGGCGCGACCTTGGTCGCCAGCAGCGTCACAAGCAGCGGGCCGACGACGAAGATGATCTCGTCGAGCACCGACTCGTAGGCGTAGGCGGTGGTGAGGCGCGGGCTCGAGCCGAGCACGAAGCCCCACCGGGCCCGGACCAGCGACCCGATAGACGGCGCGAAGACCCCGGTCGCCGCCGCCGTGGCGAAGTAGGTCCAGGTCGGCGCACCGGCGTTCACCAGCACGACGAACAGCGCCAGGAAAATGGCGTAGAACGCCACGGCGGGCGCCAGCACGCGGGTCTGGCCGAGCCGGTCGGTGAGCCGGGCGATCAGCGGGGCAGCCACCGCGTTGACCAGCGCGAAGGTCGCCGACACCGCGCCGGCCAGACCGTACTGGTCGCGCTCGGCCACGACCAGCAGCACGATGCCCAGGCCGATCATCGAGATCGGCAGCCGGGCCACGAAGGCCGCCCCGGAGAAGACTCTGCCGCCGGGCGTCGACAGCAGGTCGCGGTAGGGGGCCAGCACGCGGGCACGCTACGGGACCCGCCCGACCCGGCCGGCCGGGCCAGGGGGACGATCACCGGGTGACCGACGCGACCCACCCGACCGGCTCGACCGACCCCACCGACCCCACCGACCCGACCGACCCGACGAAGCACGTCGCCCCGGGCGGCACCGGTGCCGGCCGGGGCGCCGCGCCGTACGACGTCCTGCTGCTGGTGTCCTTCGGCGGCCCGGAGGGGCCGGACGACGTCGTGCCGTTCCTCGAGAACGTGACCCGGGGCCGCGGCATCCCGCGCGAGCGGCTCGAGGAGGTCGGGCAGCACTACTACGCACGGGGCGGGGTCAGCCCGATCAACGGGCAGAACCGCGCCCTGGTCGCCGCTCTCGAGGCCGAGCTCGCCGAGCGGGGTGTCGACCTGCCGGTCCGCTGGGGGAACCGCAACTGGGACCCCTACCTGACCGACGCGTTCGGAGCCCTCGCGGACGAAGGTGTCGGCCGGGTGCTCGCGGTCATGACGTCGGCCTACTCGTCCTACTCCGGCTGTCGGCAGTACCGCGAGAACCTCTATACGGCCGCCGAGCCGCTGGGGGAGCGGGCCCCGGAGGTGGACCGGGTGCGCCACTACTTCGACCACCCCGGTTTCGTCCGGCCGATGGTCGAGAGCACGGTGGCGGCGCTGGACGGGCTGCGGGCGGACGTACGTCGCGGAGCCCGACTGGTCTTCGTCACCCACTCGGTGCCGCTCGCCATGAACGACGGCAGCGGGCCGACCGGCGGCGGCTACGTCGCACAGCACCGGGCGGTGGCCGACCTGGTCGCCGGGGGCGTGGCCGAGAGCACCGGCAACACCCACGAGGGAGACCTCGTCTACTGCAGCCGGAGTGGGCCGCCGAGCCAGCCGTGGCTGCAGCCCGACGTCAACGACCACCTCGAGGAGCTGGCCGCCCAGGGCGTGCCCGCCGCGGTGCTGGTGCCGATCGGCTTCGTGTCCGACCACATGGAGGTCGTGCACGACCTGGACACCGAGGCGATGGAGACCGCGGCTCGGATCGGCCTGCCGTGCACCCGGGCGGCGACGGTCGGGACGCACCCGGGCTTCGTGCGCGGGCTGGTCGACCTCGTGCTGGAACGGGCCGCCGTCGAGCGGGGCGAGCAGGTGGACCGGCCGGCCCTGAGCCCGCTCGGGCCGAGCCACGACCGCTGCCCGGCGCGGTGCTGCCCCAACCTGCGCGACCCGGGCCGCCCGACCTTGTGCGGGGAGCCGGCGTGACCGGGTCGCTCGCCGCCGACCTGCTCGCCCTCGCCGTCGGCACCGCCACCGAGGCGGCCCGGCTGGTGATCGAGGAGCGACCGCGGGCCGGCCGCGACCTCGAGGTGGCCGCCACCAAGAGCAGTGCCACCGACATCGTCACCGAGATGGACCGCCGGTCCGAGCGGCTGATCGTCGACCGGTTGCTGGGTGCCCGGCCCGACGACGGGGTGCTCGGCGAGGAGGGTGCCGACCACGAAGGAACGTCCGGCATCACCTGGGTGGTCGACCCGATCGACGGCACCGTCAACTACCTCTATGAGATTCCGGCGTACGCGGTCAGCATCGGTGCGGCCGACGCGGACGGCCCGCTGGTCGGCGTGGTCGTCAACCCGGTCACCGGAGAGAGGTGGACCGCGGTGCGTGGTGGAGGTGCCTTCCTCGACGGCCGGCCGCTGCGTCTGGCCGAGCCGCCGCCGTTGGACATGGCGCTGGTCGCCACCGGGTTCGGCTACGGCCGCGACCGACGGGCCCGGCAGGCCGAGATCCTGCGGTCGGTGCTGCCGGTCGTGCGCGACATCCGGCGGGCCGGGGCGGCCTCGCTCGACCTGTGCGCCCTCGCGACCGGGCGGGTGGACGCCTACTACGAGCAGGGGCTGCAGCCGTGGGACCTGGCCGCCGGGGGGCTGGTGGCCACCGAGGCCGGCGCGGTCGTGACCGGGCTGCGCGGGCAGCCGGCGGGCGAGGCGCTGGTAGTGGCGGCGGCGCCGGGGCTCGTCGAGCCGCTCACCGCCCTGCTGACCGACCTGGCGGCCGACGAGCTGGTCGACGGCTGACCAGATGTCCGACCGCGCGGGCCGGGGTCAGGAGGCGAGGGTGTTCTCGTCGGCGATGCGCTCGAGCGACTCGAGCTCGCCGAGGTGCACCTGCACTGCGTAGTCGTCGCCTTCGAGGCGGGCTTCGGCAAGGGACTGCTGGACCGACGCGAGGCGGGCCTGGATCTCCTGCTGGAACTCGCTCATGCCGGCAACCCTCTCAGTCGGTGCGGCGCGCGACGTGACCGGCAGGTGACTGTCGCGTGATCGGGCAGTGACGTTCCCGACACAGCACACGTGACCCGCGCCTCATTCCCGGCCGGTCGGGTCGCGCAAACCCGGGGCCTGCCGCAGACCTCCGCAGAACCCCGCAGACCCGCCCGGACCACCGCCCCGCCCACCGGGTGGGCGCGGCTGCGGACAGCCCCGTGCGTCAGGCGCCGTGGTGGGGTACAGTCCGCCGTCCGCGAGCCGCTCGGGCCTTGCGGATCGGGCCGTCTCGGACACAGAGGGCGGCGGGGCACAAACCGCGGGGGTCGTGCGTTACACCGCGCGCAGAACCAAGGGCCGACGACAAGCGCTCGACGACAGCACACCGACAGCAGTGGCACCAGCACGTGGACCAGCCACCCTCTCGGCGAAGGGGTGACACAGATCATGGCGACCGACTACGACTCGCCTCGCAAGACCGATGACGAGATGTCCGAGGACAGTCTCGAGGAGCTGAAGGCCCGCCGGCAGGACAAGGCCGCTGGGACGGTCGACGTGGACGAGGCCGACCTGGCCGAGTCCCTCGAGCTGCCCGGTGCGGACCTCTCCAACGAGGAGCTCTCCGTCCGGGTGCTCCCGCGGCAGGCCGACGAGTTCACCTGCTCACGATGCTT
This genomic interval from Actinomycetes bacterium contains the following:
- a CDS encoding MFS transporter, which codes for MLAPYRDLLSTPGGRVFSGAAFVARLPISMIGLGIVLLVVAERDQYGLAGAVSATFALVNAVAAPLIARLTDRLGQTRVLAPAVAFYAIFLALFVVLVNAGAPTWTYFATAAATGVFAPSIGSLVRARWGFVLGSSPRLTTAYAYESVLDEIIFVVGPLLVTLLATKVAPHAGLLAAAVLVVSGSAGLLAHRASEPPPRAGHEDGHPSALRSPGLAVLMLLMAFIGGVFGAVEISTVASADHAGRAGLAGPLLACYAGGSATSGLVFGAVHWQVSARRRLLLGTATMTVTVALLPFVGSLAVLGGALFVAGVGIAPTLISGFSLVERIVPEGTVTEGLTWATTGLIIGFSAATWLSGRLVDSAGVPEAFAVAVASGLLGLAVCGATYRRLPR
- a CDS encoding ferrochelatase; amino-acid sequence: MLLVSFGGPEGPDDVVPFLENVTRGRGIPRERLEEVGQHYYARGGVSPINGQNRALVAALEAELAERGVDLPVRWGNRNWDPYLTDAFGALADEGVGRVLAVMTSAYSSYSGCRQYRENLYTAAEPLGERAPEVDRVRHYFDHPGFVRPMVESTVAALDGLRADVRRGARLVFVTHSVPLAMNDGSGPTGGGYVAQHRAVADLVAGGVAESTGNTHEGDLVYCSRSGPPSQPWLQPDVNDHLEELAAQGVPAAVLVPIGFVSDHMEVVHDLDTEAMETAARIGLPCTRAATVGTHPGFVRGLVDLVLERAAVERGEQVDRPALSPLGPSHDRCPARCCPNLRDPGRPTLCGEPA
- a CDS encoding inositol monophosphatase family protein; amino-acid sequence: MTGSLAADLLALAVGTATEAARLVIEERPRAGRDLEVAATKSSATDIVTEMDRRSERLIVDRLLGARPDDGVLGEEGADHEGTSGITWVVDPIDGTVNYLYEIPAYAVSIGAADADGPLVGVVVNPVTGERWTAVRGGGAFLDGRPLRLAEPPPLDMALVATGFGYGRDRRARQAEILRSVLPVVRDIRRAGAASLDLCALATGRVDAYYEQGLQPWDLAAGGLVATEAGAVVTGLRGQPAGEALVVAAAPGLVEPLTALLTDLAADELVDG
- a CDS encoding DUF4193 domain-containing protein is translated as MATDYDSPRKTDDEMSEDSLEELKARRQDKAAGTVDVDEADLAESLELPGADLSNEELSVRVLPRQADEFTCSRCFLVHHRSQLASEKNGQLICKECAA